The nucleotide sequence TTGTTCGGATCGCGTCTGAAGACGATCTTGCCTTCGCGCAAGCCCCAGCTCTGAAGGCTGGTTTTCGCATCGGCAAGCGTTTTTCCGGTCAGGTTGGGAAGCGGGACCCGGTTCTGGCCGGTTCCGAGGCTGATCAGCAGGTTGACGCCTCCCTGTGTTTCGCATTCATTCGAGGGAAGAGGGGACTGGGTGATGACCCGGTCGCGCCGGATCCTGGAGCTGGCCACGAACGAGCGGCTCCCCTCCTTGAGCTGGGCGTTGAGCAGGGCGAGTTCGGCTTCGCGAGGGCTCTTGTCGATGAGATCAGGCACGGCGACCATCTTGCTCCCCATCGATATGGTCAGCAGGATTTTCTTGTTCGGCTTCACACGGGTGCCGGGATCGGGATATTGGGCGATAACATAGTCCTTGGGATAGCGGGGATCGAACTTTTCATCGCGCTTCTCGATGATGAGATCGGCGGGTTTTTCCTTGAAGACAACCAACAGGTGTTTTCCCCGAAAATCCGGCACCTCGACGGTTTCGCCCCTGTTGAAGAACTCGTTCAGCCGGTCCTTCGCGTAGAAGAACCCCGCGATGAGGAAGGCCACGAGAAGACTCATCAGCAGGACCATTTTTACCAGAATGAGGAGGCAGGATTTTTTCTTGGCCATCTGTCACTTCTCCTGCTTTCCGGAAAGCTGCCCGCATGCGGCCAGAATCGTCGACCCGCGCGAGCGGCGCACCGTGACCGGCACACCCGCTTTCTTGAGCACTTTCCGAAACTCTTTTTCAGCGGCCTCGTCAGCCGGTCTGAACGGCGATCCGGGAAATGCGTTGAATCGAAGCAGGTTCACGTGGCACAACAACCCTTCGCAGAACGAGACGAGGTTCAACGCGTCGTTGAGTTGATCGTTCTCCTGCTTGAGCAGAACGACCTCGAACGTCACCCGTCTGCCTGTCCGCTCGATGTATGCTGCAACCGCTTCGCGCAGTTTCGCCAGC is from Candidatus Ozemobacteraceae bacterium and encodes:
- a CDS encoding PASTA domain-containing protein translates to MAKKKSCLLILVKMVLLMSLLVAFLIAGFFYAKDRLNEFFNRGETVEVPDFRGKHLLVVFKEKPADLIIEKRDEKFDPRYPKDYVIAQYPDPGTRVKPNKKILLTISMGSKMVAVPDLIDKSPREAELALLNAQLKEGSRSFVASSRIRRDRVITQSPLPSNECETQGGVNLLISLGTGQNRVPLPNLTGKTLADAKTSLQSWGLREGKIVFRRDPNKPKLQVIATKPVPYEGVTEGMAVDLLVSNGADPETSSPEEFKRFELTDVVPSLAPAPAQPVAAKPAGKPAAAAAKPSKAPDAPPPPRIIMADEPEPEVPPEALPPASADRPESEKPAAPSADNATVMFAMPDGFMPKEVKFFQVSPQGRRQVYAGTHKPLDQIRVEVPRIPGSKVQIYINDVPIEDRPVQ